A genomic window from Planktothrix sp. FACHB-1365 includes:
- a CDS encoding cell wall metabolism sensor histidine kinase WalK, with the protein MSIPFPQIKLRWNSIHLKLLTTYLALTAIGTSLLAGYILFSFYAYFMQTRQVELEDWTGALSESVADALEEGDLQRVKVIVQRYGTPQAFTLRVFSPDGRLLASSNLKTDLQVKDWFAVAGMRQAFNQQTTQGLAKGVLSEEDRLFVARPIIRHNRMLGVLRMSITLAQFQAKFQTVIWTILASLIVTFLLCAVISEWFTRSIASPIQAMSVFAMRLGSGHLGEKLTVNQSDEVGQLALELNRMSERLAALDQERRAFLANVSHELRTPVSNVYVTLEALASGADQETELRQRFMQTAQEETKRLSQLIHDLLDLGRLEAGITELETQPLHLRDLINRAVRALESRLRRADVEITLNIPDVELQGDPERLLQAFLNILDNAIKHSHPQSTVSLKGTEEGSQVAVEIQDQGKGISPTDLPHIFEQFYTAERSRQGRGTGLGLAIARRIVEAHGGNITVKSYLGKGAIFTLYLPIHQ; encoded by the coding sequence ATGAGCATCCCTTTTCCTCAAATCAAACTCAGATGGAATTCTATCCATCTCAAGTTGTTAACCACTTATCTGGCTTTAACAGCAATCGGAACGTCTTTGTTAGCAGGTTATATCCTCTTTTCCTTCTATGCTTATTTTATGCAAACCCGACAGGTGGAATTAGAGGACTGGACAGGGGCTCTGAGTGAAAGTGTGGCTGACGCTTTGGAAGAGGGAGATCTGCAACGGGTTAAAGTTATTGTTCAACGTTATGGTACACCCCAAGCCTTCACTCTGCGGGTTTTTTCCCCCGATGGTCGTTTACTGGCGAGTTCTAACCTCAAAACCGACCTTCAGGTGAAAGACTGGTTTGCTGTAGCCGGAATGCGACAAGCATTTAACCAGCAAACGACCCAAGGACTCGCCAAAGGAGTTTTGTCCGAAGAAGATCGCTTATTTGTTGCCCGTCCCATTATTCGTCATAATCGAATGTTAGGGGTGTTACGAATGTCGATTACTTTGGCTCAATTTCAGGCCAAGTTTCAAACGGTGATCTGGACAATTTTAGCGTCCCTGATTGTAACGTTTCTCTTGTGTGCGGTGATTAGTGAATGGTTCACCCGGAGTATTGCTAGTCCCATTCAGGCGATGTCTGTGTTTGCAATGCGCTTGGGAAGTGGCCATCTCGGTGAAAAATTAACCGTTAATCAAAGCGATGAAGTCGGGCAGTTAGCCTTGGAATTAAATCGCATGAGCGAACGATTAGCGGCTCTGGATCAAGAGAGACGGGCTTTTTTGGCAAATGTCTCCCATGAGTTACGAACTCCGGTAAGCAACGTTTATGTTACGCTAGAGGCCTTGGCTAGTGGGGCGGATCAAGAAACGGAACTGCGCCAACGCTTTATGCAGACGGCCCAAGAGGAAACTAAACGTTTATCCCAACTCATCCATGATCTGTTAGATTTGGGACGCTTAGAAGCGGGGATTACGGAATTAGAAACCCAACCGTTACACCTGCGAGACTTGATTAATCGGGCTGTGAGAGCGCTGGAATCTCGTCTGAGACGTGCCGATGTGGAAATTACCCTCAATATTCCTGATGTGGAACTCCAGGGCGACCCAGAACGATTGTTACAAGCCTTTCTCAATATTCTGGATAATGCGATTAAGCACTCTCATCCTCAATCTACCGTTTCTCTGAAGGGAACGGAGGAGGGATCTCAGGTGGCTGTGGAGATCCAAGATCAAGGCAAGGGCATTAGTCCTACCGATCTTCCCCATATTTTTGAACAGTTTTACACTGCCGAGCGATCGCGTCAAGGTCGAGGCACAGGTTTGGGTTTAGCTATCGCCCGTCGTATTGTAGAAGCTCATGGGGGAAATATTACGGTCAAAAGTTACTTGGGTAAAGGTGCTATTTTTACGCTCTATCTTCCCATTCATCAGTAA
- a CDS encoding HAMP domain-containing protein, with the protein MSTAQLAKVSDQLDEKQLLKTLVAVKKGDFSVRMPLDQTGIAGKVADTLNDIIELNQRMAAELERISKVVGKEGQINQRASLGSAGGAWEASVNSVNTLITDLVQPTSETARVIRAVANGDLSQKMALDIEDRPLKGEFLQTAKIVNTMVDQLSSFASEVTRVAREVGTEGKLGVQAEVQGVAGTWKDLTDNVNLMAGNLTGQVRNIAEVATAIANGDLSKKITVDVKGEILELKNTVNTMVDQLNSFASEVTRVAREVGTEGKLGVQAEVKGVAGTWKDLTDNVNSMAGNLTAQVRGIAEVTTAVANGDLSKKITVDVKGEILELKNTINTMVDQLNSFASEVTRVAREVGADGKLGGQAEVRGVAGTWKDLTDSVNFMAGSLTAQVRNIAEVTTAVANGDLSKKITVDVKGEILELKNTINTMVDQLNSFASEVTRVAREVGTEGKLGVQAEVRGVAGTWKDLTDSVNSMAGNLTGQVRNIAEVATAIANGDLSKKITVDVKGEILELKNTVNIMVDQLNSFASEVTRVAREVGSEEKLGGQAEVRGVAGTWKDLTDSVNFMASSLTGQVRNIAEVTTAVANGDLSKKITVDVKGEILELKNTINTMVDQLNSFASEVTRVAREVGTEGKLGVQAEVRGVAGTWKDLTDSVNSMAGNLTAQVRNIAEVTTAVANGDLSKKITVDVKGEILELKNTINTMVDQLSSFASEVTRVAREVGTEGKLGVQAEVRGVAGTWKDLTDNVNSMASNLTAQVRNIAEVATAIANGDLSKKITVQVKGEILELKNTINIMVDQLSSFASEVTRVAREVGSEGKLGVQADVRGVAGTWKDLTDSVNFMAGSLTAQVRNIAAVTTAVANGDLSKKITVDVKGEILELKNTVNTMVDQLNSFASEVTRVAREVGSEGKLGVQAEVRGVAGTWKDLTDSVNFMAGSLTAQVRNIAEVTTAVANGDLSKKITVDVKGEILELKNTINTMVDQLNSFASEVTRVAREVGTEGKLGVQAYVKGVAGTWKDLTDNVNLMAGNLTAQVRNIAEVATAIANGDLSKKITVDVKGEILDLKNTINTMVDQLSSFASEVTRVAREVGTEGKLGGQAEVRGVAGTWKDLTDNVNSMAGNLTAQVRGIARVVTAVANGDLKRKLMLEAKGEIETLADTINEMIDTLATFADQVTTVAREVGIEGKLGGQAKVPGASGTWRDLTDNVNELAANLTTQVRAIAEVATAVTKGDLTRSISVEAQGEVAILKDNINQMIANLRETTQKNTEQDWLKTNLAKFTRMLQGQRDLETVSKLILSELAPLVSAQHGVFYLMDSGDNQSYLKLLSTYAYRERKHLANRFHLGEGLVGQCALEKERILITEVPENYIKITSGLGEANPLNAVVLPVLFEGQVTAVIELASFRRFSEIHLMFFDQLTESIAIVLNTIAASMRTEELLKQSTALAEELQSQQKELRETNERLEQQARSLKASEELLKSQQEELQQKNEELEEKARLLAEQNTEVERKNGEIEQARRSLEEKAEQLALTSKYKSEFLANMSHELRTPLNSLLILARLLSENSDSNLSLKQVEYAQTIHAAGTDLLGLINDILDLAKIESGTISVEIDQILFSELQSYIDRTFRQIAVDKGLNFLVDFDAKLPKGIYTDPKRLQQILKNLLSNAFKFTEKGQVTLRVELVTFGWSHEQNTLNQADMVVAFSVIDTGIGVPPEKQRIIFEAFQQADGTTSRKYGGTGLGLSISREIAQILGGEIILTSTLGVGSNFTLYLPYHYQIQEVGETSETRPTGPISSSHFRERLRSTPAAFGSLRSISLPSEHLKTAQPETQNPQNHATPTVSLPEEPPTLAQKAAQASARPQTEAQLSAGVKIRDDRELLQPGQRVLLIIDPDVTEARLLLEVARQQGFKGVVACSSHGGLTMAREFKPSAILLSLQFPGVEGWTVLDRLKHEVTTRHIPVYVISEEDAQHRSLQLGALTYLKKPINRDILVENIAKLKAFIGTSVKKLLMLEGNPEQRQSMIDLLGNGDISISVVETGEAALTTLKAEPFDGVVVGWQLGDMNGIEWLEQLESEENLSTLPIVFYHPEPLTKKQETNLKNLANNIILKLAKSPESLLDLTALVLHRVPAELPDSKRQMLEVLRQTDPVLARKKVLVVDDDVRNIYAITSMLERHLMDVVYAENGKEAIAKLQATTGIDIVLMDVMMPEMDGYETMRAIRAVPKFESLPIIALTAKAMQGDREKCLDAGAWDYITKPVDTEQLLSLLRVWLYR; encoded by the coding sequence ATGTCTACCGCACAATTAGCCAAAGTCAGCGATCAACTCGACGAAAAACAACTTCTGAAAACCTTAGTTGCAGTTAAAAAAGGTGACTTTTCCGTGCGAATGCCTTTAGATCAAACGGGAATAGCGGGGAAAGTTGCCGATACCCTCAATGATATTATTGAACTTAACCAAAGAATGGCCGCCGAACTCGAACGCATCAGCAAAGTTGTCGGTAAAGAAGGCCAAATTAATCAACGGGCTTCCCTGGGTTCAGCCGGAGGTGCCTGGGAAGCGAGTGTTAACTCCGTAAATACCCTGATCACCGATCTCGTCCAACCCACCTCAGAAACGGCCCGTGTTATTCGTGCTGTGGCCAATGGTGATCTCTCCCAGAAAATGGCTTTAGATATAGAGGATAGGCCCCTCAAGGGGGAATTTCTACAAACCGCCAAAATTGTTAATACAATGGTGGATCAGCTTTCCTCTTTCGCCTCAGAAGTCACACGGGTAGCACGGGAAGTGGGGACGGAAGGAAAATTAGGGGTACAGGCGGAAGTTCAAGGAGTAGCAGGAACCTGGAAAGATCTCACGGATAATGTTAATTTAATGGCGGGAAACTTGACCGGACAAGTTAGAAATATTGCTGAAGTTGCCACCGCTATTGCTAATGGAGATTTATCGAAAAAAATTACTGTTGATGTTAAGGGTGAAATTTTAGAACTGAAAAATACCGTTAATACAATGGTCGATCAATTAAATTCCTTTGCTTCTGAAGTAACACGGGTGGCGAGAGAAGTGGGAACCGAAGGAAAATTAGGCGTTCAAGCAGAAGTAAAGGGGGTTGCTGGAACCTGGAAAGATCTCACCGATAATGTTAACTCAATGGCGGGAAATTTAACAGCCCAGGTGCGGGGTATTGCAGAAGTAACGACGGCGGTAGCGAATGGAGATTTATCGAAAAAAATCACAGTAGATGTTAAGGGTGAAATTTTAGAACTGAAAAATACTATTAACACAATGGTAGACCAGTTAAACTCCTTTGCTTCAGAAGTAACACGGGTAGCGCGAGAAGTCGGTGCAGATGGAAAATTGGGAGGACAAGCGGAAGTTCGAGGGGTGGCTGGTACTTGGAAAGATCTGACTGATAGTGTTAATTTTATGGCGGGTTCCTTAACAGCCCAAGTACGAAATATTGCAGAAGTAACGACGGCTGTTGCTAATGGAGATTTGTCTAAGAAAATTACTGTTGATGTTAAGGGTGAAATTTTAGAATTAAAGAATACTATTAACACAATGGTAGACCAGTTAAATTCCTTTGCTTCTGAAGTAACACGGGTGGCGAGGGAAGTGGGAACGGAAGGAAAATTAGGGGTACAAGCAGAAGTTCGAGGGGTGGCAGGAACTTGGAAAGATTTGACGGATAGTGTTAACTCAATGGCTGGAAACTTAACGGGACAGGTGAGAAATATTGCGGAAGTTGCGACTGCTATTGCTAATGGAGATTTATCGAAAAAAATTACAGTAGATGTTAAGGGTGAAATTTTAGAACTGAAAAACACCGTTAATATTATGGTGGATCAACTTAACTCCTTCGCTTCCGAAGTAACACGGGTGGCGCGAGAGGTTGGTTCAGAAGAAAAATTAGGAGGTCAAGCGGAAGTTCGAGGAGTAGCAGGAACGTGGAAAGATTTAACCGATAGTGTTAATTTTATGGCGAGTTCCTTAACGGGACAAGTGCGAAATATTGCGGAAGTAACCACCGCCGTTGCTAATGGAGATCTGTCTAAGAAAATTACCGTTGATGTTAAAGGAGAAATCTTAGAATTAAAGAATACTATTAATACAATGGTAGACCAATTGAATTCCTTTGCTTCAGAGGTAACAAGAGTTGCAAGGGAAGTGGGAACCGAAGGAAAGTTAGGCGTACAGGCGGAAGTTCGGGGGGTTGCTGGTACTTGGAAAGATTTGACCGATAGTGTTAACTCAATGGCTGGAAATTTAACCGCTCAAGTCAGGAATATTGCAGAAGTAACGACGGCTGTTGCTAATGGAGATCTGTCTAAAAAAATTACAGTAGATGTCAAGGGAGAAATCTTAGAACTGAAGAATACTATTAATACAATGGTGGATCAACTTTCCTCCTTTGCTTCAGAAGTAACACGGGTAGCGCGTGAAGTAGGAACCGAAGGAAAATTAGGGGTACAAGCGGAAGTTCGAGGAGTAGCTGGAACCTGGAAAGATCTCACCGATAATGTTAACTCAATGGCGAGTAACTTAACCGCCCAGGTGAGAAATATTGCCGAAGTTGCCACCGCTATTGCTAATGGAGATTTATCTAAGAAAATTACTGTTCAAGTTAAGGGTGAAATTTTAGAACTGAAGAATACGATTAATATTATGGTAGATCAATTATCATCCTTTGCGTCAGAAGTAACACGGGTGGCGCGAGAGGTGGGTTCAGAAGGAAAGTTAGGGGTACAAGCGGATGTTCGAGGGGTTGCTGGAACGTGGAAAGATCTGACGGATAGTGTTAATTTTATGGCGGGTTCATTAACAGCCCAAGTAAGGAATATTGCGGCGGTAACGACGGCTGTAGCTAATGGAGATTTATCGAAAAAAATTACAGTAGATGTTAAGGGGGAAATTTTAGAACTGAAGAATACTGTTAATACAATGGTCGATCAACTTAACTCTTTTGCGTCAGAAGTAACACGGGTGGCGCGAGAGGTCGGTTCAGAAGGAAAATTAGGGGTACAAGCGGAAGTTCGAGGGGTTGCAGGTACTTGGAAAGATCTCACCGATAGTGTTAACTTTATGGCAGGTTCCTTAACAGCCCAAGTGCGGAATATTGCAGAAGTAACGACGGCTGTGGCTAATGGAGATTTATCGAAAAAAATTACAGTAGATGTCAAAGGGGAAATTTTAGAACTGAAGAATACGATTAATACAATGGTAGACCAGTTAAATTCCTTTGCTTCAGAGGTAACACGGGTGGCGAGAGAGGTGGGAACGGAAGGAAAATTAGGCGTTCAAGCCTATGTAAAAGGGGTGGCTGGAACTTGGAAAGATTTGACGGATAATGTTAATTTAATGGCGGGAAACTTAACCGCCCAAGTGCGAAATATTGCGGAAGTTGCTACTGCTATTGCTAATGGAGATTTATCTAAAAAAATTACCGTTGATGTTAAGGGTGAAATTCTCGATCTGAAAAATACAATTAATACAATGGTTGATCAATTATCCTCCTTTGCTTCAGAAGTAACACGGGTAGCGCGAGAAGTGGGAACCGAAGGAAAACTCGGAGGTCAAGCGGAAGTTCGAGGGGTAGCGGGAACCTGGAAAGACCTCACCGATAATGTGAACTCAATGGCTGGAAACCTAACAGCGCAGGTGCGGGGTATTGCGCGGGTGGTGACGGCTGTTGCGAATGGGGACTTGAAGCGTAAATTAATGTTAGAAGCCAAGGGGGAAATTGAAACCCTGGCCGATACGATTAACGAAATGATTGATACCCTGGCGACCTTTGCTGACCAGGTAACAACGGTGGCGCGGGAAGTGGGAATAGAAGGGAAACTGGGCGGACAGGCGAAAGTACCGGGGGCGTCGGGAACCTGGAGAGACTTAACGGATAATGTAAATGAACTGGCGGCGAATTTAACAACTCAGGTAAGGGCGATCGCAGAAGTCGCAACCGCCGTTACAAAAGGAGATCTAACTCGATCTATTTCCGTTGAAGCTCAAGGAGAAGTGGCAATTCTCAAAGATAATATTAACCAAATGATTGCCAATTTACGAGAAACAACCCAAAAGAATACCGAACAAGATTGGTTAAAAACAAACCTGGCTAAATTCACTCGAATGTTACAAGGTCAACGGGATTTAGAAACAGTTTCTAAACTGATTTTATCAGAATTAGCTCCCTTAGTTTCGGCTCAACATGGGGTATTTTATTTAATGGATTCTGGAGATAATCAATCCTATTTAAAACTCCTCAGTACCTACGCCTATCGGGAACGGAAACATTTAGCAAATCGCTTTCATTTAGGTGAAGGATTAGTTGGACAATGTGCCTTAGAAAAAGAGCGAATTTTAATTACTGAAGTTCCTGAAAATTATATTAAAATTACTTCGGGTTTAGGAGAAGCAAATCCTTTAAATGCAGTGGTTTTACCCGTTTTATTTGAAGGACAAGTTACGGCTGTTATTGAGTTGGCTTCTTTCCGCCGTTTCAGTGAAATTCACTTAATGTTCTTCGATCAATTAACAGAAAGTATTGCGATTGTTTTAAATACCATTGCGGCGAGTATGCGAACGGAAGAACTCTTAAAACAATCAACCGCTTTGGCTGAAGAATTGCAAAGTCAACAAAAAGAACTCCGCGAAACCAATGAACGATTAGAACAGCAAGCCCGTTCCTTAAAAGCCTCTGAAGAATTGCTAAAAAGTCAACAGGAAGAACTACAACAGAAGAATGAAGAATTAGAAGAAAAAGCAAGATTACTAGCGGAACAAAATACAGAAGTTGAACGGAAAAACGGAGAAATTGAACAAGCTCGGCGTTCTCTGGAAGAAAAAGCCGAACAATTAGCTTTAACCTCTAAATATAAATCCGAATTTCTGGCAAATATGTCCCATGAGTTGCGAACTCCCCTGAATAGTTTATTAATATTGGCGCGATTATTATCGGAAAATTCTGATAGTAACCTCAGTTTAAAACAAGTGGAATATGCCCAAACTATTCACGCCGCCGGAACCGATTTACTGGGATTAATTAACGATATTTTAGATTTAGCTAAAATTGAATCCGGTACAATTTCAGTAGAAATTGATCAAATTCTATTCTCCGAACTCCAAAGTTATATTGATCGAACCTTCCGACAAATTGCCGTTGATAAAGGATTAAATTTCCTGGTTGACTTTGATGCTAAACTGCCTAAAGGCATTTACACAGACCCCAAACGTCTGCAACAAATCCTCAAAAACCTGCTTTCCAATGCCTTTAAATTTACCGAAAAAGGACAAGTTACCCTGCGAGTTGAACTCGTTACCTTTGGTTGGAGTCACGAACAAAATACTTTAAATCAAGCGGATATGGTGGTGGCTTTTTCGGTTATTGATACTGGAATAGGAGTTCCTCCTGAAAAGCAACGAATTATTTTTGAAGCCTTCCAACAAGCCGATGGTACCACCAGCCGCAAATATGGCGGTACGGGTTTAGGATTATCGATTAGTCGAGAAATCGCTCAAATTCTAGGCGGAGAAATTATCCTCACCAGCACTTTAGGCGTCGGTAGCAATTTCACCCTTTATTTACCTTATCACTATCAAATTCAAGAGGTCGGAGAAACCTCAGAAACTCGCCCCACTGGGCCCATATCTTCCTCCCATTTTCGAGAACGGTTACGCTCCACACCCGCAGCCTTCGGTTCCCTGCGCTCCATCAGTCTGCCTTCAGAACACCTGAAAACGGCACAACCAGAAACCCAAAACCCCCAAAATCACGCAACTCCTACGGTTTCCCTCCCAGAAGAACCGCCCACCCTGGCTCAGAAAGCGGCTCAAGCATCGGCTCGACCCCAAACCGAGGCTCAACTTTCGGCGGGCGTGAAAATTCGAGATGATCGAGAACTTCTGCAACCGGGTCAGCGGGTTTTACTGATTATCGATCCAGATGTCACTGAGGCACGCTTACTCTTAGAAGTCGCCCGACAACAGGGTTTTAAAGGAGTTGTGGCTTGTTCGAGTCATGGGGGTTTAACTATGGCGCGGGAATTCAAACCCTCGGCTATTCTTCTGAGTTTGCAGTTCCCCGGCGTTGAAGGCTGGACAGTCTTAGATCGGTTAAAACATGAAGTTACAACCCGTCACATTCCGGTTTATGTGATTTCAGAAGAAGATGCTCAACATCGGAGTTTACAACTTGGGGCTCTGACTTATTTGAAAAAACCCATTAACCGGGATATCTTAGTTGAAAATATTGCCAAACTCAAGGCATTTATTGGAACATCTGTGAAAAAATTGTTGATGCTAGAAGGCAATCCTGAACAGCGTCAGAGTATGATTGATCTGCTTGGAAATGGTGATATTTCGATTTCTGTTGTTGAAACCGGAGAAGCCGCTTTAACAACTCTAAAAGCCGAACCTTTTGATGGGGTGGTTGTGGGTTGGCAATTGGGGGATATGAATGGAATAGAATGGTTAGAACAGTTAGAATCTGAAGAAAATTTAAGTACCCTTCCGATTGTCTTTTACCATCCTGAACCCTTAACCAAAAAGCAAGAAACAAACCTGAAGAATTTGGCTAATAATATTATTCTTAAATTGGCTAAATCTCCTGAAAGTTTACTGGATTTAACGGCTTTAGTTCTGCATCGGGTTCCGGCGGAATTACCGGACTCGAAACGACAAATGTTAGAGGTTTTGCGCCAAACTGATCCGGTTCTAGCCCGGAAGAAAGTGTTAGTTGTTGATGATGATGTCCGAAATATTTATGCGATCACCAGTATGTTAGAACGACATCTTATGGATGTGGTTTATGCGGAAAATGGCAAAGAAGCGATCGCCAAATTACAAGCCACAACCGGAATTGATATTGTGTTAATGGATGTGATGATGCCCGAAATGGATGGTTATGAAACGATGCGGGCGATTCGGGCTGTCCCTAAATTTGAGAGCTTACCGATTATTGCCTTAACCGCTAAAGCCATGCAAGGCGATCGGGAAAAATGCCTGGATGCCGGAGCTTGGGATTATATTACCAAACCCGTCGATACAGAACAACTTCTCTCCCTCCTCCGGGTCTGGCTCTACCGTTAG
- a CDS encoding response regulator transcription factor, with the protein MTHVLLVDDEEALRASLTYALTKEGYTVTTATDGMTALKLFHKQVPDVILLDLMLPGIDGMELCWRIRAFSNIPILMLTAKDQDIDKIWGLEAGADDYITKPFNTRELLARMKAVLRRRNPEENMSD; encoded by the coding sequence ATGACTCATGTTTTACTGGTCGATGATGAAGAAGCGTTGCGTGCGAGTTTGACTTATGCCTTAACCAAGGAAGGCTACACCGTGACAACAGCCACCGATGGCATGACCGCCCTCAAACTGTTCCATAAACAGGTTCCTGATGTGATTCTTTTAGATTTAATGCTACCGGGAATTGATGGCATGGAACTGTGTTGGCGAATTCGAGCTTTTTCTAATATCCCAATTTTGATGTTAACGGCTAAAGACCAAGACATCGATAAAATTTGGGGCTTAGAAGCAGGGGCGGATGATTATATAACTAAACCCTTTAATACGCGGGAACTTCTGGCTCGAATGAAGGCTGTTTTACGCCGTCGTAACCCAGAAGAAAACATGAGTGATTAA
- a CDS encoding FAD/NAD(P)-binding protein, which produces MTQSVAIVGGGFSGVMVAIHLLQKATYPLAIYLIEHRPQFGEGIAYSTVSDQHLLNVPTGKMSAFSDQPNHFIHWLNTRYPEQLITSETFVPRRFYGEYLRSILQNAEQKAAVGVRLYRVQDEAIALEQTPDYLRITLNSGKQLTVNQSVLAIGNFPPANPSISNPSFYHSSRYIPWAWSESKLPLRSLTEPILLIGSGLTAIDMIVSLKEQDYQGKIYVVSRRGLFPQAHATVEPFPPFLTAKSAPITVRQLYHKVRLEIEKAAQKGYDWRAVIDSLRPETQSIWHHLSPQEKSRFLRHVQPYWDVCRHRVAPIIYQQIQDLFNQKQVIFHAGRILDYFENPDSVEVIIREKHNQKLLNLRVSLVVNCTGSGVNYQTLKHPLLVNLLKMGLIRSDQLNLGLEVAENGALIDQQGNISQQLYTLGSPCKGCRWETTAVREIREQAEHLATELLNQYFSSSAQFFIKTD; this is translated from the coding sequence ATGACTCAAAGCGTTGCGATTGTAGGTGGTGGTTTTAGTGGAGTGATGGTGGCAATTCATCTTCTCCAAAAAGCAACTTATCCTTTAGCCATTTATTTAATTGAACACAGACCCCAATTCGGTGAAGGAATTGCCTATAGTACCGTTTCAGATCAGCATTTACTCAACGTTCCTACGGGAAAAATGAGTGCATTTTCCGATCAACCGAATCATTTTATCCACTGGCTCAATACTCGTTATCCTGAACAGTTAATTACATCTGAAACTTTTGTTCCTCGAAGGTTTTATGGTGAATATTTGCGCTCTATTTTACAGAATGCTGAACAAAAAGCTGCTGTTGGAGTGCGTTTATATCGAGTTCAGGATGAAGCGATCGCCCTTGAGCAAACCCCTGATTATTTAAGGATTACCTTAAACAGTGGAAAGCAACTTACTGTTAATCAATCTGTTTTAGCCATTGGGAATTTTCCCCCCGCTAATCCTTCTATTTCTAACCCTTCATTTTATCACAGTTCTCGTTATATTCCTTGGGCTTGGTCTGAATCAAAATTACCCTTGCGATCGCTGACAGAACCCATTTTATTAATCGGATCAGGATTAACAGCCATTGATATGATTGTCTCCTTAAAAGAACAAGATTATCAGGGAAAAATTTATGTTGTTTCTCGACGGGGTTTATTTCCCCAAGCTCACGCAACAGTAGAACCCTTTCCCCCTTTCTTAACTGCAAAATCTGCACCAATAACTGTCCGTCAATTATACCATAAAGTTCGATTAGAAATTGAAAAGGCTGCCCAAAAAGGGTATGATTGGAGAGCCGTAATTGATTCATTACGACCAGAAACCCAATCGATTTGGCATCACCTTTCCCCTCAAGAAAAATCCCGATTTTTGCGCCATGTTCAACCTTATTGGGATGTTTGTCGCCATCGAGTTGCACCCATTATTTATCAACAGATTCAAGACTTATTCAATCAGAAACAGGTAATTTTTCATGCGGGTCGCATTTTAGATTATTTTGAAAATCCTGATAGTGTAGAAGTCATCATTCGTGAAAAACACAATCAGAAATTATTAAATTTACGAGTCAGTTTAGTCGTAAATTGTACGGGTTCTGGCGTTAACTATCAGACACTTAAACATCCCCTGCTTGTTAACTTATTAAAAATGGGTTTAATTCGTTCCGATCAATTAAACTTAGGTTTAGAGGTTGCTGAAAATGGGGCGTTAATAGATCAACAGGGGAATATTTCTCAACAATTATATACTTTAGGTTCTCCCTGTAAAGGATGTCGCTGGGAAACAACCGCAGTTCGAGAAATTCGGGAACAAGCTGAACATTTAGCAACTGAATTACTAAACCAGTATTTTTCCTCCTCTGCTCAGTTCTTCATTAAGACAGACTAA